The window GGACACCATAAAGTTCCGCATGGTAAAGAGGCAAGTACCAAAGATAGCCAAAAACGATTTATTCATTCATTAGCAAACGATCTGCTCAAAGCATCTTCTACAGGTAAATTTCAGTCGTTGGTGCTTGTAGCGCCTCATCAAGTTTTGGGTTTATTGCGTTCAGAATTAGCTCCTGTTGTGAAGCAAAA is drawn from bacterium and contains these coding sequences:
- a CDS encoding host attachment protein gives rise to the protein MSFHHKNNHRWIVTLNHTQARIYQGFEKEAGYQLVTIHDFSKGHHKVPHGKEASTKDSQKRFIHSLANDLLKASSTGKFQSLVLVAPHQVLGLLRSELAPVVKQ